A genomic region of Chionomys nivalis chromosome 12, mChiNiv1.1, whole genome shotgun sequence contains the following coding sequences:
- the Cideb gene encoding lipid transferase CIDEB isoform X2: MEYLSALNPSGLLRSVSTMGSELGHRVWNSTPPQRPFRVCDHKRRVRKGLTAATREELLDKSGMLLHGLGREKPKHSKDIARITFDVYKENPRDLFGSLNVKATFYGLYSMSCDFQGVGPKKVLRELLRWTSSLLQGLGHILLGISSTLRHVVEGAERWQWQKQSHLH; encoded by the exons ATGGAGTACCTCTCAGCCTTGAACCCCAGTGGACTGCTGAG GTCGGTATCCACTATGGGCTCTGAGCTTGGTCATAGGGTCTGGAACTCAACTCCACCTCAACGACCCTTCCGTGTCTGCGATCACAAGCGGAGAGTCCGGAAAGGTCTGACAGCGGCCACCCGCGAGGAACTGCTAGATAAG AGTGGGATGTTGTTACACGGCCTAGGACGAGAGAAGCCGAAACACAGCAAAGACATTGCCCGCATCACCTTTGATGTCTACAAGGAAAATCCTCGAGACCTCTTCGGCAGCCTCAACGTCAAAGCTACATTCTACGGGCTCTACTCCATGAGCTGTGATTTTCAAGGAGTTGGACCCAAAAAAGTCCTCAG GGAGCTCCTCCGTTGGACTTCCTCCCTGCTGCAAGGCCTGGGCCATATCCTGCTGGGCATCTCATCTACCCTTCGCCATGTGGTGGAGGGGGCTGAGCGGTGGCAGTGGCAGAAGCAGAGTCACCTCCATTAA
- the Cideb gene encoding lipid transferase CIDEB isoform X1: MEYLSALNPSGLLRSVSTMGSELGHRVWNSTPPQRPFRVCDHKRRVRKGLTAATREELLDKVLETLLLSGVLTLVLEEDGTAVESEDFFQLLEDDTCLMVLEQGQSWSPRSGMLLHGLGREKPKHSKDIARITFDVYKENPRDLFGSLNVKATFYGLYSMSCDFQGVGPKKVLRELLRWTSSLLQGLGHILLGISSTLRHVVEGAERWQWQKQSHLH; encoded by the exons ATGGAGTACCTCTCAGCCTTGAACCCCAGTGGACTGCTGAG GTCGGTATCCACTATGGGCTCTGAGCTTGGTCATAGGGTCTGGAACTCAACTCCACCTCAACGACCCTTCCGTGTCTGCGATCACAAGCGGAGAGTCCGGAAAGGTCTGACAGCGGCCACCCGCGAGGAACTGCTAGATAAG GTACTGGAGACCCTGCTGCTCAGTGGAGTGTTAAccctggtgctggaggaggacgGGACCGCCGTGGAGAGTGAGGACTTCTTCCAGCTGCTCGAGGATGACACGTGCTTGATGGTGCTAGAGCAGGGACAGAGCTGGAGCCCCAGG AGTGGGATGTTGTTACACGGCCTAGGACGAGAGAAGCCGAAACACAGCAAAGACATTGCCCGCATCACCTTTGATGTCTACAAGGAAAATCCTCGAGACCTCTTCGGCAGCCTCAACGTCAAAGCTACATTCTACGGGCTCTACTCCATGAGCTGTGATTTTCAAGGAGTTGGACCCAAAAAAGTCCTCAG GGAGCTCCTCCGTTGGACTTCCTCCCTGCTGCAAGGCCTGGGCCATATCCTGCTGGGCATCTCATCTACCCTTCGCCATGTGGTGGAGGGGGCTGAGCGGTGGCAGTGGCAGAAGCAGAGTCACCTCCATTAA
- the Ltb4r2 gene encoding leukotriene B4 receptor 2, protein MSVCYRPPGNETLLSWKASRATGTAFLLLAALLGLPGNGFVVWSLAGWRPTAGRPLAATLVLHLALADGAVLLLTPLFVAFLSGQAWPLGQVGCKVVYYVCALSMYASVLLTGLLSLQRCLAVTRPFLAPRLRSPALARRLLLGVWLAALVLAVPAAVYRHLWGDRVCQLCHPSAVHAAAHLSLETLTAFVLPFGTVLSCYGVTLTRLRGARWGSGRHGTRVGRLVSAIVLAFALLWTPYHAVNLLQAVAALAPPEGLLARLGGAGQAARAGTTALAFFSSSINPVLYVFTAGDLLPRAGPRFLTRLFEGSGETRGSSRSREGTMELRTTPRLKVVGQGRGNGDPGGGGRMEKDNQEW, encoded by the coding sequence ATGTCAGTCTGCTACCGTCCGCCTGGGAATGAGACGCTGCTGAGTTGGAAGGCCTCGCGGGCCACCGGCACCGCCTTCCTACTGCTGGCTGCATTGCTGGGACTGCCGGGCAACGGCTTTGTAGTGTGGAGTTTGGCGGGGTGGCGACCCACCGCGGGGCGGCCGCTGGCGGCCACACTTGTGCTGCACTTGGCGCTGGCCGACGGTGCGGTCCTTCTGCTCACCCCGCTCTTCGTGGCCTTCCTGAGCGGGCAGGCCTGGCCCCTGGGCCAGGTGGGCTGCAAGGTAGTGTACTATGTGTGCGCTCTCAGCATGTACGCCAGCGTGCTGCTCACCGGACTGCTCAGCCTGCAGCGCTGCCTAGCTGTCACTCGACCCTTTCTGGCTCCCCGACTACGTAGCCCGGCTCTGGCCCGCCGCCTCTTGCTGGGGGTCTGGCTGGCCGCCCTGGTGCTCGCCGTTCCGGCCGCCGTCTACCGCCACCTCTGGGGCGATCGCGTGTGTCAACTGTGCCACCCATCAGCCGTGCACGCTGCTGCTCATCTGAGCCTGGAGACCCTGACTGCCTTCGTCCTGCCTTTTGGAACAGTACTCAGCTGCTATGGCGTGACGCTGACGCGTTTGCGGGGCGCGCGCTGGGGCTCTGGGCGACACGGCACACGGGTGGGTCGTCTGGTGAGCGCCATCGTGCTGGCCTTTGCCTTGCTCTGGACCCCCTACCACGCGGTCAATCTCTTGCAGGCGGTGGCTGCGCTCGCTCCACCGGAAGGGCTCCTGGCCAGGCTTGGCGGAGCGGGCCAGGCGGCGCGCGCTGGAACTACAGCCTTGGCATTTTTCAGTTCCAGCATCAACCCGGTGCTCTACGTCTTCACTGCGGGGGATCTGCTGCCCCGGGCGGGGCCCCGGTTCCTCACTCGGCTCTTTGAGGGCTCTGGGGAGACCAGAGGGAGCAGCCGCTCTAGAGAGGGTACCATGGAGCTCCGAACTACACCGAGGCTGAAAGTAGTGGGGCAAGGCAGAGGCAATGGAGaccctggaggtggaggcaggatggagAAGGACAATCAGGAATGGTAG
- the Ltb4r gene encoding leukotriene B4 receptor 1, whose amino-acid sequence MAPNTTTPAASSSPGGMSLSLPIALLSVALAVGLPGNGFVVWSILKRMQKRSVTALLVLNLALADLAVLLTAPFFLHFLARRTWNFGVTGCRLCHYVCGVSMYASVLLITIMSLDRSLAVAKPFVSQKVRTKAIARWVLASIWVVSFLLATPVIVYRSVEERLNRTLICRPYYPSDGHMAFHLLFETITGFLLPFLVVVASYSDIGRRLQARRFRRSRRTGRLVVLIILAFAAFWLPYHLVNLVEAGRVLAGWDKADSVGRHLKMARNVLIALAFLSSSVNPVLYACAGGGLLRSAGVGFVVKLLEATGSEVYSTRRGGTLCQSQKATPACPEQGPTEASMTSSTPS is encoded by the coding sequence ATGGCTCCAAACACTACAACTCCTGCGGCATCTTCCTCTCCCGGtggcatgtctctgtctctgcctattGCCCTGCtgtctgtggccctggctgtggGGCTTCCTGGCAATGGCTTTGTGGTGTGGAGCATCCTGAAGAGGATGCAGAAACGCTCTGTCACCGCCCTGCTGGTGCTGAACTTAGCTCTGGCCGACTTGGCTGTGTTGCTCACTGCTCCCTTTTTTCTACATTTCCTGGCTCGACGCACGTGGAATTTTGGAGTGACCGGTTGCCGCCTGTGCCACTATGTTTGTGGAGTAAGCATGTATGCCAGCGTCCTGCTTATCACCATCATGAGTCTGGACCGCTCATTGGCAGTGGCCAAGCCCTTTGTGTCCCAGAAGGTGCGCACTAAGGCGATTGCCAGATGGGTGCTGGCAAGCATCTGGGTGGTGTCTTTTCTGCTGGCTACACCGGTCATTGTGTACCGTTCCGTAGAAGAACGGCTCAACAGGACTCTGATCTGCCGGCCGTATTATCCCAGCGATGGGCATATGGCCTTCCATCTGCTTTTTGAAACCATCACTGGCTTCCTGCTGCCCTTTCTGGTGGTGGTGGCCAGCTACTCTGACATCGGACGGAGGCTGCAGGCTCGGCGCTTCCGTCGCAGTCGCCGCACCGGCCGCCTGGTGGTCCTTATCATCCTGGCCTTTGCCGCCTTCTGGCTGCCTTACCACCTGGTGAACCTGGTGGAAGCCGGCCGCGTGCTGGCGGGCTGGGACAAGGCCGACTCTGTGGGGAGGCATTTGAAGATGGCCCGCAACGTCCTCATCGCGCTGGCCTTCCTGAGCAGCAGCGTGAACCCGGTGCTGTATGCGTGCGCGGGCGGCGGCTTGCTTCGTTCAGCGGGCGTGGGCTTCGTAGTCAAGCTGCTGGAGGCCACTGGCTCCGAGGTGTACAGTACCCGCCGCGGGGGCACCCTGTGCCAGTCCCAGAAGGCCACACCCGCCTGTCCTGAGCAAGGTCCCACCGAAGCCTCCATGacctcctccaccccctcctgA